The proteins below are encoded in one region of Anguilla anguilla isolate fAngAng1 chromosome 3, fAngAng1.pri, whole genome shotgun sequence:
- the LOC118223743 gene encoding high choriolytic enzyme 1-like, with product MDQRLTSTILALLLSLSQAHPLVDLGSEADDSPLISIQTEDPDDVDITTNILQSNNGSSEILMEGDLIVSNTRNAMKCWNNQCLWRKSSDGLVEVAYTVSNEFSYYQKKRIENAMKTFNTETCIRFVPRSSQRDFISIESRDGCYSYLGRTGGKQVVSLARYGCVYHGIIQHELNHALGFYHEHTRSDRDEYVRINWENVAPHTIYNFQTQDTNNLNTPYDYTSIMHYGRTAFSTNGMDTITPVPNPNQSIGQRRSMSRGDILRINKLYSC from the exons ATGGACCAGAGACTCACCTCCACCATCCTAGCTCTGCTGCTGAGCCTCTCACAGGCACATCCCCTCGTG GACCTTGGAAGTGAAGCGGATGATTCTCCACTGATTT CTATCCAAACAGAGGATCCTGATGATGTGGATATCACTACAAACATTCTACAATCCAACAATG GGTCCAGCGAGATACTGATGGAGGGAGACCTGATTGTATCAAACACCAGAAATGCCATGAAGTGCTGGAATAACCAATGCTTATGGAGGAAATCCTCAGATGGACTTGTTGAAGTGGCTTACACTGTGAGCAATGAATTCT CATATTATCAGAAGAAGCGGATTGAAAATGCCATGAAGACCTTCAACACAGAAACCTGCATTCGCTTTGTTCCCCGGTCGAGTCAGAGAGACTTCATCAGTATTGAGAGCAGAGATGG CTGTTACTCCTATCTGGGGAGAACTGGTGGCAAGCAGGTAGTGTCTCTGGCCAGATATGGTTGTGTTTACCATGGTATCATTCAGCATGAGCTGAACCATGCGCTGGGTTTCTATCATGAGCACACAAGGAGCGACCGGGACGAATACGTCAGGATCAACTGGGAGAATGTTGCACCAC ACACCATCTACAACTTTCAGACACAAGACACTAATAATCTAAATACTCCATATGACTACACTTCTATCATGCATTATGGAAG AACTGCTTTCTCAACCAATGGAATGGACACTATAACTCCCGTACCCAACCCAAACCAATCTATTGGACAGAGGAGAAGTATGTCCAGGGGGGATATTCTGAGGATCAACAAGCTGTACAGCTGCT aa
- the LOC118222547 gene encoding high choriolytic enzyme 1-like, giving the protein MDQRLISTILALLLSLSQAHPLVDLGSEADDSPLISIQIEDPDDVDITTTILQSNNGSSEILMEGDLIVSNTRNAMKCWNNQCLWRKSSDGLVEVPYTVSNEFSYYQMKRIENAMKTFNTETCIRFVPRSSQRDFISIESRDGCYSYLGRTGGKQVVSLARYGCVYHGIIQHELNHALGFYHEHTRSDRDEYVRINWENVAPHTIYNFQTQDTNNLNTPYDYTSIMHYGRTAFSTNGMDTITPVPNPNQSIGQRRSMSRGDILRINKLYSC; this is encoded by the exons ATGGACCAGAGACTCATCTCCACCATCCTAGCTCTGCTGCTGAGCCTCTCACAGGCACATCCCCTCGTG GACCTTGGAAGTGAAGCAGATGACTCTCCACTGATTT CTATCCAAATAGAGGATCCTGATGATGTGGATATCACTACAACCATTCTACAATCCAACAATG GGTCCAGCGAGATACTGATGGAGGGAGACCTGATTGTATCAAACACCAGAAATGCCATGAAGTGCTGGAATAACCAATGCTTATGGAGGAAATCCTCAGATGGACTTGTTGAAGTGCCTTACACTGTGAGCAATGAATTCT CATATTATCAGATGAAGCGGATTGAAAATGCCATGAAGACCTTCAACACAGAAACCTGCATTCGCTTTGTTCCCCGGTCGAGTCAGAGAGACTTCATCAGTATTGAGAGCAGAGATGG CTGTTATTCCTATCTGGGGAGAACTGGTGGCAAGCAGGTAGTGTCTCTGGCCAGATATGGTTGTGTTTACCATGGTATCATTCAGCATGAGCTGAACCATGCGCTGGGTTTCTATCATGAGCACACAAGGAGCGACCGGGACGAATACGTCAGAATCAACTGGGAGAATGTTGCACCAC ACACCATCTACAACTTTCAGACACAAGACACTAATAATCTAAATACTCCATATGACTACACTTCTATCATGCATTATGGAAG AACTGCTTTCTCAACCAATGGAATGGACACTATAACTCCCGTACCCAACCCAAACCAATCTATTGGACAGAGGAGAAGTATGTCCAGGGGGGATATTCTGAGGATCAACAAGCTGTACAGCTGCT aa